One genomic segment of Methanobrevibacter millerae includes these proteins:
- a CDS encoding zinc ribbon domain-containing protein: GGEQNMIFPLSRFIQRLKDKFQLYKPEADGVQFINAKNTSKTCHHCQHINEDLDVKEREWMCPKCGKILDRDVNAAINILNRWCDGDSLVQT; the protein is encoded by the coding sequence GGAGGAGAGCAAAACATGATATTTCCTCTATCGAGATTCATACAAAGACTTAAAGATAAATTCCAACTCTACAAACCCGAAGCAGACGGTGTACAATTCATAAACGCAAAAAATACAAGCAAAACATGCCACCACTGCCAACACATCAATGAAGATTTGGATGTAAAAGAACGGGAATGGATGTGTCCGAAATGTGGAAAAATACTTGATAGGGATGTAAATGCCGCAATTAATATACTGAACCGTTGGTGCGACGGGGATAGCCTAGTTCAGACTTAA